In Limnochordia bacterium, the DNA window TAACATGGAGTGAGGGGGCCCCGGATGTTTGCTACATTCAAGGCGGATATTAAAGCGGTATTTGAACGAGACCCGGCGGCAAGGAGCTTGCTTGAGGTACTTTTGTGTTACCCCGGTTTACATGCCATCTTTTGGCACCGTATCGCTCACTTCTTTTATACCAGGCGTCTTTTTCTAGTGGCTCGGATTATATCCCAGTTAACCCGGTTCTTTACAGGGATTGAGATTCATCCTGGAGCAGTTATCGGTAAAGGATTCTTCATTGACCACGGTATGGGTGTTGTGGTTGGGGAAACAGCGGAGATCGGAGATAACGTGACCCTGTATCAGGGTGTGACCCTAGGCGGGACCGGAAAAGAGAAGGGGAAAAGGCATCCTACCATTGGTAATAACGTGATGATTTCGGCGGGAGCTAAGGTATTGGGGTCTTTTAGTGTCGGTGAAAATGCTAAAATTGGGGCAGGGGCCGTTGTCTTAAGAGAGGTACCGCCTAACAGTACTGTTGTTGGTGTTCCCGGAAGAGTGGTCATTCAGGATGGACGGCGGGTACAAGGGGTGGACCTAGACCACGATAACCTACCGGACCCAGTGGAAAAGATGTTGCGTTGTATGCAACGGCGGATTGATAGTCTAGAGGAGAAAATTACGGAAATTGAAAAAGCGCAAAGTGGCCGAAGTGCGGACGCTTCGTAGAGGGGAATGACTTAAATGGGCCTGCGGGTCTATAATACACTTACCCGATCAAAAGAAGATTTTATGCCTCGGGATGAGGGACAGGTCAGCATATATGTTTGTGGGGTAACACCCTATGACGAGACTCATATTGGACATGCCCGTCCAAGCGTAGTCTGGGATGTTATTCGGAAGTACCTGAGGAAAAAAGGATATAAGGTGGTTTATGTCCAAAACTTCACTGATGTGGACGATAAGATTATCGCTCGTTCCGCACAATTAGGTATATCCACCGGTGAGCTTTCCAGCAAGTATATTCAGGATTATCTAGATGCAATGGAAGCTTTAGGGGTAGCACCTGCCGATCACTACCCTAAGGTGAGTCAGCATATTGATGCGATAGTTGCAATGGTAGAGCACCTAATCGAGCAGGGCTTTGCTTATGTTGTTGATGGCGATGTATATTTCCACGTGCCAGCTTTTAGTGAATATGGCAAGCTTTCGAAGCAGCAGTTAGATGAATTAGAAAGTGGTGCCCGGATCGACGTCAGTGCAGACAAGCGGAATCCCCTGGACTTTGCCCTCTGGAAAAAATCTAGCCCGGATGAGCCTGGGTGGGACAGTCCATGGGGATATGGCCGTCCCGGATGGCACATTGAATGTTCCGCCATGTCTTTGAAATACCTAGGTGCTGGTTTTGATTTCCACGGTGGTGGTATGGATCTAGTTTTTCCCCATCACGAGAACGAAATCGCCCAATCCGAGTCCCATACCGGATGCACCTTTGCTCGGTACTGGTTGCATAACGGTCTTGTAACAGTTAACGATGAGAAAATGTCCAAATCCCTAGGGAATTTCTTAACCGTATCAACGTTGTTAGCCAAGTATCATAGGGAGCTTCTCCGGTTTTACATATTATCTACGCATTACCGGAGTCCTTTGGAGTTTAACGAAGAGAAAATCGAGGAAGCAAAGAAAGGTTGGCAGCGACTCTCTGAGACCTACCAGCGGTTGGCGTCTAGGTATGGCGGCGAAGAGGCAAAGGAGCCCCTGCCTTGGGCCCAGGAAGCCTTTACCGAAGCTATGGATGATGATTTCAATACGGCCCGGGCTATGGCGGTTTGTTTTGATGTTGTGCGCTATGCTAATGGACCGGATTGTACCGAGGAAGCCGCAGCCGGAGCGTATGCCTTCCTAGCTGAAGTGGCAGAGGGAATATTAGGTGTGGTCTCAACGGACTCGCAACCTATGATTGATAGTGGCCTTTCTGCAGAATTGGTGGAGCTACTCTTGGCCGTGCGGGAGCAACTACGGCAAGAGAAGAACTGGCGCCTTTCGGATCTCATTCGTGACGAACTAGCAAAGCTAGGGATCATCGTTGAGGATACGAAAGAGGGTAGTCGATGGAAGATGAACTGAAAGAGCTTTTTCCCCAGATGAGTGTACATGAGGCCAAACAGCTGTCACCGTCGGTATTGGCCTATGTGGGCGATGCGGTATATGAACTGTATGTGCGCAGTTGGTTAGTGGAAAAGCACCCAATGAAGATGAACCAATTGCATCGGGCCACGGTATCCAAGGTCAATGCAAGTCGCCAGGCCGACTTTCTACAGACACTCCTTTCGGGGTTAAGTGCGGAGGAAATGGAGATTGTGCGAAGGGGTCGTAATTGTAGGCAAGGTACACTGCCGAAAAGCACTTCGCCACTGAAATATAGACAGAGTACTGGTTTGGAGGCCTTGGTTGGTTTCCTGTTTATTACCGGCCAAACGCAAAGACTGCAGCAGATCCTACAGAGTGGAGAACTATAGTGAATCTATGCCAATTGATAGCGGCGGAAGGAAAGGGGTATCTAACCCTGTGGAAAGGTTGATTTTCGGACGCAATCCAGTTCTAGAAGCGATCGGAGCTGGTCGGGTTATTCACAAAATTGTTCTGCCCAGACAAGCCCAGAACAGGACTAAGTCAACTGACGTCTTGCATACAATTAAACAAAGGGCTTTGCAGGCAGGGATTCCCGTTGAGTATGTGAATACAGGTGAACTGGATGAATTAACTCAGGGTCAGAA includes these proteins:
- the cysS gene encoding cysteine--tRNA ligase — protein: MGLRVYNTLTRSKEDFMPRDEGQVSIYVCGVTPYDETHIGHARPSVVWDVIRKYLRKKGYKVVYVQNFTDVDDKIIARSAQLGISTGELSSKYIQDYLDAMEALGVAPADHYPKVSQHIDAIVAMVEHLIEQGFAYVVDGDVYFHVPAFSEYGKLSKQQLDELESGARIDVSADKRNPLDFALWKKSSPDEPGWDSPWGYGRPGWHIECSAMSLKYLGAGFDFHGGGMDLVFPHHENEIAQSESHTGCTFARYWLHNGLVTVNDEKMSKSLGNFLTVSTLLAKYHRELLRFYILSTHYRSPLEFNEEKIEEAKKGWQRLSETYQRLASRYGGEEAKEPLPWAQEAFTEAMDDDFNTARAMAVCFDVVRYANGPDCTEEAAAGAYAFLAEVAEGILGVVSTDSQPMIDSGLSAELVELLLAVREQLRQEKNWRLSDLIRDELAKLGIIVEDTKEGSRWKMN
- the cysE gene encoding serine O-acetyltransferase, whose protein sequence is MFATFKADIKAVFERDPAARSLLEVLLCYPGLHAIFWHRIAHFFYTRRLFLVARIISQLTRFFTGIEIHPGAVIGKGFFIDHGMGVVVGETAEIGDNVTLYQGVTLGGTGKEKGKRHPTIGNNVMISAGAKVLGSFSVGENAKIGAGAVVLREVPPNSTVVGVPGRVVIQDGRRVQGVDLDHDNLPDPVEKMLRCMQRRIDSLEEKITEIEKAQSGRSADAS
- a CDS encoding ribonuclease III encodes the protein MEDELKELFPQMSVHEAKQLSPSVLAYVGDAVYELYVRSWLVEKHPMKMNQLHRATVSKVNASRQADFLQTLLSGLSAEEMEIVRRGRNCRQGTLPKSTSPLKYRQSTGLEALVGFLFITGQTQRLQQILQSGEL